A single genomic interval of Trachemys scripta elegans isolate TJP31775 chromosome 3, CAS_Tse_1.0, whole genome shotgun sequence harbors:
- the ETAA1 gene encoding ewing's tumor-associated antigen 1 isoform X2 — MASRRRKGGDKLRLRAPAPETRSGGRRCSRRRAAAAGESGAGGPEDGRVAAAAAADPSNKSKAEESCLYKTPKRSLSSRSRLPTFSSPANDTDIQQEIFWDPHSPITHKLGNERKKQATSRCTVDISDIVNRIAPQDEKPGCSEGSLLGMWIGEDAIPCTPGVVKVRTRTKLNGTRDHKIKNTEEELMKLAKQFDRNQVELDIVQEQDDQCNSFIQTNSEAETLNNYKDDAQMKNLQSFLDEDSETPTVLSFKPVKESTGIPAIECQTSSQKSLDLEAEVALNALFDCSTQKCSGQLSQGLSAISLNNSFHESPKSPLVEEKPTSKESTVTKQHIAKEICQKQGSTCASESVNQIAAPETKNIPLLPKQSLTSSKVESLISSKPAEVAHDDFDDWDIDLLADDSFVMQISTPEKALSAPKKPSTYAFNGISKTKERTNTSNSVIGVSFSSKSNSIQYAPLKQNSKTIQDAAKSLSFQKPNNEMENSKIQTGFLHMEHDVKTYTINSTWKSAQNKVSDYTSLISVQSDLKNGMERIHPKCGPTSFPVKGSSSILIHSNPHRTQTGKRGNNKHNIFPQSSISANAKPNDLVKVVTCTGVANLKQAEMPKKCSVSFDDWNDPKFPDEVLDMFCEPDSLWDTNCEDDDLLYQVCDDVEKQTQNQDIKHGNKRAIIIKGASITSKSDADNSFTASKKGLPNHPLAQKISANQDTSSMGTPCTNSSKVADRLSTFGNVVNCTNSANPIAVMADVPTQHRYTHSQNYNKAVSANTTNSVPGKWYRSNSVPAGSLRSEIDPVNITNRCTNAFNGGCNQDLSHNTGKIQNNSCMNKMSVVPSKFTFKKINNSHIAVHVDPKSISIGGTSGIKVTQQGLEESKNQLNIPLHGKIKINQKPPFKRHLSESLAESTTDIPVLFFFVSYLGQRVSGT; from the exons ATGGCTAGCAGACGGCGGAAGGGTGGTGACAAGCTCCGCCTCAGGGCCCCGGCCCCGGAGACGCGGAgcggcggcaggaggtgcagcaggcggagGGCGGCGGCTGCCGGGGAAAGCGGCGCTGGGGGCCCGGAAGATGGAAgggtggcggcggcggctgccGCCGATCCCAGTAACAAGAGCAAGGCGGAGG AATCATGTTTATATAAGACTCCGAAGAGATCATTAAGTAGCAGATCAAGGTTACCTACCTTCAGTTCTCCAGCCAATGATACTGATATACAGCAAGAAATATTTTGGGATCCTCATTCGCCAATTACACACAAACTAG GtaatgaaagaaagaaacaggCCACCAGTAGATGTACAGTTGACATTTCAGATATTGTTAATCGTATTGCTCCACAG GATGAAAAACCAGGCTGTTCTGAGGGATCTCTTCTAGGGATGTGGATTGGTGAGGATGCTATTCCCTGTACACCTGGAGTAGTAAAAGTGCGAACAAGGACAAAATTAAATGGTACACG agatcataaaataaaaaatactgaaGAGGAACTGATGAAGTTGGCTAAGCAATTTGATAGAAACCAGGTAGAGCTAGATATAGTCCAGGAGCAAGATGATCAATGCAATAGTTTTATTCAGACTAATTCAGAGGCAGAGACTTTAAATAATTATAAAGATGATGCACAGATGAAAAATCTGCAGTCATTCCTTGATGAAGATTCTGAAACACCTACTGTTCTGTCCTTTAAGCCAGTTAAAGAGAGCACTGGCATCCCTGCTATAGAATGTCAAACTAGCAGCCAGAAGTCTTTAGACCTTGAGGCCGAAGTGGCCCTTAATGCCCTTTTTGACTGCTCTACCCAGAAATGTAGTGGACAGTTGAGTCAAGGCCTATCAGCTATTTCCCTAAACAATAGTTTCCATGAAAGCCCCAAAAGCCCCTTGGTGGAGGAGAAGCCCACTTCTAAGGAAAGTACGGTAACCAAGCAGCACATTGCTAAAGAGATATGCCAGAAGCAAGGTTCAACATGTGCATCAGAAAGTGTGAACCAGATTGCTGCTCCAGAAACTAAGAATATTCCTTTGCTGCCAAAACAAAGTTTAACATCCTCTAAGGTAGAATCATTGATCTCCAGTAAGCCTGCTGAAGTAGCTCATGATGACTTTGATGATTGGGATATTGATTTATTGGCAGATGATTCCTTTGTAATGCAGATTAGTACTCCTGAAAAAGCTTTATCAGCTCCTAAAAAGCCAAGCACATATGCTTTCAATGGCATTAGTAAAACTAAGGAAAGAACAAATACTTCTAATTCTGTAATTGGTGTAAGTTTTTCATCCAAATCCAACAGTATTCAATATGCACCTCTGAAACAAAATAGTAAAACAATTCAAGATGCTgcaaaatctctttctttccaGAAACCAAATAATGAGATGGAAAATTCAAAGATACAGACTGGTTTTTTACATATGGAGCATGATGTTAAAACTTATACGATAAATTCCACTTGGAAAAGTGCCCAAAACAAAGTTTCTGACTATACTTCTCTTATTTCAGTGCAATCTGACCTTAAGAATGGAATGGAACGCATTCACCCtaaatgtggtcccaccagtttTCCAGTAAAAGGATCCTCTTCCATCTTGATACACTCTAATCCTCATAGAACACAGACTGGAAAACGTGGAAATAACAAACACAATATTTTCCCTCAGTCATCCATTTCTGCTAATGCTAAGCCTAATGATCTAGTGAAGGTGGTGACCTGTACTGGTGTGGCTAACCTAAAACAAGCTGAAATGCCTAAGAAATGTTCTGTGTCATTTGATGATTGGAATGATCCTAAGTTTCCTGATGAAGTTTTAGATATGTTTTGTGAACCTGATAGTCTTTGGGACACAAACTGCGAAGATGATGATTTGTTGTATCAGGTGTGTGATGATGTAGAAAAACAAACTCAGAACCAAGACATTAAACATGGAAACAAAAGAGCAATAATTATAAAAGGAGCCAGTATTACTTCCAAATCTGATGCCGATAACAGTTTCACAGCATCTAAAAAAGGACTGCCTAATCACCCATTGGCACAGAAAATCAGTGCCAACCAGGACACCAGCTCGATGGGCACTCCTTGTACAAACTCCTCAAAGGTTGCAGACAGATTAAGTACATTTGGAAATGTAGTGAACTGTACAAATTCTGCAAATCCTATAGCTGTAATGGCAGATGTTCCTACACAACACAGGTATACCCATTCCCAAAACTATAATAAAGCTGTTTCTGCAAATACTACAAACAGTGTTCCAGGAAAATGGTATCGGTCTAATTCTGTGCCTGCAGGAAGCCTCAGGTCTGAAATTGATCCAGTTAATATAACAAATAGGTGTACTAATGCTTTTAATGGGGGATGCAACCAAGATCTTTCACACAACACAGGAAAGATACAAAATAACAGTTGTATGAACAAAATGTCAGTTGTGCCTTcaaagtttacatttaaaaagattAACAATTCCCATATTGCAGTTCATGTGGATCCTAAAAGTATAAGTATAGGAGGCACTTCTGGAATCAAAGTTACTCAGCAGGGTTTGGAAGAAAGCAAGAATCAACTGAATATCCCTTTGCATGGGAAGATTAAAATTAATCAAAAGCCACCTTTTAAGAGGCACCTTTCAGAATCTCTGGCAGAGTCTACAACAg atatTCCAgtccttttcttctttgtttcaTACCTGGGACAGCGGGTAAGTGGGACGTAG
- the ETAA1 gene encoding ewing's tumor-associated antigen 1 isoform X1, whose product MASRRRKGGDKLRLRAPAPETRSGGRRCSRRRAAAAGESGAGGPEDGRVAAAAAADPSNKSKAEESCLYKTPKRSLSSRSRLPTFSSPANDTDIQQEIFWDPHSPITHKLGNERKKQATSRCTVDISDIVNRIAPQDEKPGCSEGSLLGMWIGEDAIPCTPGVVKVRTRTKLNGTRDHKIKNTEEELMKLAKQFDRNQVELDIVQEQDDQCNSFIQTNSEAETLNNYKDDAQMKNLQSFLDEDSETPTVLSFKPVKESTGIPAIECQTSSQKSLDLEAEVALNALFDCSTQKCSGQLSQGLSAISLNNSFHESPKSPLVEEKPTSKESTVTKQHIAKEICQKQGSTCASESVNQIAAPETKNIPLLPKQSLTSSKVESLISSKPAEVAHDDFDDWDIDLLADDSFVMQISTPEKALSAPKKPSTYAFNGISKTKERTNTSNSVIGVSFSSKSNSIQYAPLKQNSKTIQDAAKSLSFQKPNNEMENSKIQTGFLHMEHDVKTYTINSTWKSAQNKVSDYTSLISVQSDLKNGMERIHPKCGPTSFPVKGSSSILIHSNPHRTQTGKRGNNKHNIFPQSSISANAKPNDLVKVVTCTGVANLKQAEMPKKCSVSFDDWNDPKFPDEVLDMFCEPDSLWDTNCEDDDLLYQVCDDVEKQTQNQDIKHGNKRAIIIKGASITSKSDADNSFTASKKGLPNHPLAQKISANQDTSSMGTPCTNSSKVADRLSTFGNVVNCTNSANPIAVMADVPTQHRYTHSQNYNKAVSANTTNSVPGKWYRSNSVPAGSLRSEIDPVNITNRCTNAFNGGCNQDLSHNTGKIQNNSCMNKMSVVPSKFTFKKINNSHIAVHVDPKSISIGGTSGIKVTQQGLEESKNQLNIPLHGKIKINQKPPFKRHLSESLAESTTAFVIEQKNRKCSQEEIERKKQEALARRKSRMQAFLKDT is encoded by the exons ATGGCTAGCAGACGGCGGAAGGGTGGTGACAAGCTCCGCCTCAGGGCCCCGGCCCCGGAGACGCGGAgcggcggcaggaggtgcagcaggcggagGGCGGCGGCTGCCGGGGAAAGCGGCGCTGGGGGCCCGGAAGATGGAAgggtggcggcggcggctgccGCCGATCCCAGTAACAAGAGCAAGGCGGAGG AATCATGTTTATATAAGACTCCGAAGAGATCATTAAGTAGCAGATCAAGGTTACCTACCTTCAGTTCTCCAGCCAATGATACTGATATACAGCAAGAAATATTTTGGGATCCTCATTCGCCAATTACACACAAACTAG GtaatgaaagaaagaaacaggCCACCAGTAGATGTACAGTTGACATTTCAGATATTGTTAATCGTATTGCTCCACAG GATGAAAAACCAGGCTGTTCTGAGGGATCTCTTCTAGGGATGTGGATTGGTGAGGATGCTATTCCCTGTACACCTGGAGTAGTAAAAGTGCGAACAAGGACAAAATTAAATGGTACACG agatcataaaataaaaaatactgaaGAGGAACTGATGAAGTTGGCTAAGCAATTTGATAGAAACCAGGTAGAGCTAGATATAGTCCAGGAGCAAGATGATCAATGCAATAGTTTTATTCAGACTAATTCAGAGGCAGAGACTTTAAATAATTATAAAGATGATGCACAGATGAAAAATCTGCAGTCATTCCTTGATGAAGATTCTGAAACACCTACTGTTCTGTCCTTTAAGCCAGTTAAAGAGAGCACTGGCATCCCTGCTATAGAATGTCAAACTAGCAGCCAGAAGTCTTTAGACCTTGAGGCCGAAGTGGCCCTTAATGCCCTTTTTGACTGCTCTACCCAGAAATGTAGTGGACAGTTGAGTCAAGGCCTATCAGCTATTTCCCTAAACAATAGTTTCCATGAAAGCCCCAAAAGCCCCTTGGTGGAGGAGAAGCCCACTTCTAAGGAAAGTACGGTAACCAAGCAGCACATTGCTAAAGAGATATGCCAGAAGCAAGGTTCAACATGTGCATCAGAAAGTGTGAACCAGATTGCTGCTCCAGAAACTAAGAATATTCCTTTGCTGCCAAAACAAAGTTTAACATCCTCTAAGGTAGAATCATTGATCTCCAGTAAGCCTGCTGAAGTAGCTCATGATGACTTTGATGATTGGGATATTGATTTATTGGCAGATGATTCCTTTGTAATGCAGATTAGTACTCCTGAAAAAGCTTTATCAGCTCCTAAAAAGCCAAGCACATATGCTTTCAATGGCATTAGTAAAACTAAGGAAAGAACAAATACTTCTAATTCTGTAATTGGTGTAAGTTTTTCATCCAAATCCAACAGTATTCAATATGCACCTCTGAAACAAAATAGTAAAACAATTCAAGATGCTgcaaaatctctttctttccaGAAACCAAATAATGAGATGGAAAATTCAAAGATACAGACTGGTTTTTTACATATGGAGCATGATGTTAAAACTTATACGATAAATTCCACTTGGAAAAGTGCCCAAAACAAAGTTTCTGACTATACTTCTCTTATTTCAGTGCAATCTGACCTTAAGAATGGAATGGAACGCATTCACCCtaaatgtggtcccaccagtttTCCAGTAAAAGGATCCTCTTCCATCTTGATACACTCTAATCCTCATAGAACACAGACTGGAAAACGTGGAAATAACAAACACAATATTTTCCCTCAGTCATCCATTTCTGCTAATGCTAAGCCTAATGATCTAGTGAAGGTGGTGACCTGTACTGGTGTGGCTAACCTAAAACAAGCTGAAATGCCTAAGAAATGTTCTGTGTCATTTGATGATTGGAATGATCCTAAGTTTCCTGATGAAGTTTTAGATATGTTTTGTGAACCTGATAGTCTTTGGGACACAAACTGCGAAGATGATGATTTGTTGTATCAGGTGTGTGATGATGTAGAAAAACAAACTCAGAACCAAGACATTAAACATGGAAACAAAAGAGCAATAATTATAAAAGGAGCCAGTATTACTTCCAAATCTGATGCCGATAACAGTTTCACAGCATCTAAAAAAGGACTGCCTAATCACCCATTGGCACAGAAAATCAGTGCCAACCAGGACACCAGCTCGATGGGCACTCCTTGTACAAACTCCTCAAAGGTTGCAGACAGATTAAGTACATTTGGAAATGTAGTGAACTGTACAAATTCTGCAAATCCTATAGCTGTAATGGCAGATGTTCCTACACAACACAGGTATACCCATTCCCAAAACTATAATAAAGCTGTTTCTGCAAATACTACAAACAGTGTTCCAGGAAAATGGTATCGGTCTAATTCTGTGCCTGCAGGAAGCCTCAGGTCTGAAATTGATCCAGTTAATATAACAAATAGGTGTACTAATGCTTTTAATGGGGGATGCAACCAAGATCTTTCACACAACACAGGAAAGATACAAAATAACAGTTGTATGAACAAAATGTCAGTTGTGCCTTcaaagtttacatttaaaaagattAACAATTCCCATATTGCAGTTCATGTGGATCCTAAAAGTATAAGTATAGGAGGCACTTCTGGAATCAAAGTTACTCAGCAGGGTTTGGAAGAAAGCAAGAATCAACTGAATATCCCTTTGCATGGGAAGATTAAAATTAATCAAAAGCCACCTTTTAAGAGGCACCTTTCAGAATCTCTGGCAGAGTCTACAACAg CATTTGTGATCgaacagaaaaacagaaaatgttctcAAGAAGAAAttgaaaggaaaaaacaagaagCTCTTGCTCGAAGAAAGTCCAGAATGCAGGCATTTCTCAAAGATACTTGA